In Calditrichota bacterium, the following proteins share a genomic window:
- a CDS encoding protease inhibitor I42 family protein, which yields MRLCAILIIAVALGRCNSQGERTLLTKADHGREVRLRQGQEITLALEGNPTTGFTWEVAEVDSATIAQAKEVEYVPRSNLMGAPGTFTFRFKAVKNGVATLRLVYRRPWEKEAPADTFTVRIVVK from the coding sequence ATGCGCCTGTGTGCCATTCTCATCATAGCTGTTGCCCTTGGCAGGTGCAACAGCCAGGGGGAACGAACGCTGCTCACCAAGGCCGACCATGGCAGAGAAGTGCGCCTGCGCCAGGGCCAGGAAATCACCCTCGCTTTGGAGGGAAACCCGACCACCGGATTCACCTGGGAGGTAGCCGAAGTAGACTCTGCCACCATTGCGCAGGCGAAAGAGGTAGAGTACGTGCCCCGCTCTAATCTCATGGGAGCACCGGGCACTTTTACCTTCCGCTTCAAGGCAGTGAAGAATGGAGTGGCGACCCTGCGCCTGGTGTACCGGCGGCCATGGGAGAAAGAGGCGCCAGCCGATACCTTCACCGTGCGCATCGTGGTCAAGTGA